A genomic window from Paramormyrops kingsleyae isolate MSU_618 chromosome 23, PKINGS_0.4, whole genome shotgun sequence includes:
- the LOC111854314 gene encoding sialin, producing the protein MARLLGSSNPVLNERSDEITPLLGKQEDESAPPQCCSARCNLAALMFFGFAVVYGLRVNLSVAMVAMVNGTNAQPSSNSSEEQGCPSSGPSLNGSSSSEQAGGAPRYPWDSATQGYLLGAFFFGYLVTQIPGGYLAGHLGGRIFLGGGVLGTAGLTLLTPLAAGLGVPWLFALRALEGFGEGVTFPAMMAMWARWAPPLERSSLISFSGAGASCGAFLALPLTGFICHNLGWPAVFYCCGGGGCLWAVFWFCLVTDEPQSHPRISKRERDYIVNSIGSQGSAHGWKVPVLPMLLSVPLWAIIISQMCANWSYYTLLTSLPIYMDTVLHFNLQQNGFLSALPYLGGGLFSMLSGVMADKLLERKLLSVTAVRKIFTLTGLLLPAAFLAAMGFVGCNQSLAVIFLTVSSTIGGTSAAGVFVNQIDIAPRYAGMLLGITNTFGTIPGVVAPIAVGYFTKDSQHLLLGWRNVFLVSAAVSAAGALIFTIFGSGKVQRWTLSDNDDGTEGSGRAG; encoded by the exons ATGGCGCGGCTCCTGGGTTCCAGTAACCCTGTCCTCAATGAGAGGAGTGATGAAATCACACCACTTTTGGGGAAACAAGAGGACGAATCAG CGCCTCCCCAGTGCTGCTCTGCACGCTGCAACCTGGCCGCTCTGATGTTCTTCGGTTTCGCCGTCGTCTATGGGCTACGCGTCAATCTTAGCGTTGCCATGGTTGCCATGGTCAACGGGACCAATGCCCAGCCATCCAGCAACAGCTCCGAAGAACAGGGATGTCCATCTTCTGGTCCCAGTTTGAACGGCAGCAGTAGCTCCGAGCAGGCGGGGGGG GCCCCGCGGTATCCCTGGGATTCAGCCACACAGGGCTATCTCCTGGGGGCCTTCTTCTTTGGCTACTTGGTGACTCAGATCCCTGGGGGGTATCTAGCCGGGCATCTGGGCGGACGGATCTTCCTGGGCGGAGGGGTGCTGGGCACGGCGGGCCTCACCCTCCTCACGCCGCTGGCGGCTGGACTGGGAGTCCCGTGGCTGTTCGCCCTGCGTGCCCTCGAGGGCTTCGGTGAG GGTGTGACGTTTCCAGCAATGATGGCCATGTGGGCCCGCTGGGCTCCGCCCCTGGAGAGGTCGAGCCTCATCAGCTTCTCAGGAGCGGGGGCCAGCTGTGGGGCCTTTTTGGCGCTGCCCCTCACCGGCTTCATCTGCCACAACCTCGGCTGGCCAGCTGTCTTCTACTGCTGTG GGGGCGGCGGCTGTCTATGGGCAGTGTTCTGGTTTTGTCTCGTGACTGATGAGCCTCAGTCTCATCCACGAATCAGCAAGCGAGAGAGAGATTACATCGTCAACTCCATTGGGTCACAG GGAAGTGCCCATGGCTGGAAGGTGCCAGTCCTGCCCATGCTGCTCTCTGTGCCCCTGTGGGCGATCATCATCTCCCAGATGTGTGCCAACTGGAGCTACTACACCCTGCTGACCTCGTTACCCATCTACATGGACACTGTGCTTCACTTTAACCTCCAGCAG AACGGCTTCCTGTCGGCCTTACCCTACCTGGGTGGTGGGCTGTTTTCAATGCTGTCTGGTGTCATGGCAGACAAGCTGCTGGAGAGAAAACTCCTAAGCGTCACGGCAGTCCGAAAGATCTTCACCCTCACAG GGCTCCTCCTGCCGGCTGCCTTCCTGGCTGCCATGGGCTTTGTGGGATGCAACCAGTCGCTGGCCGTCATCTTCCTCACAGTCTCCTCCACCATCGGAGGCACCAGTGCTGCTGGAGTCTTCGTTAACCAGATTGACATCGCGCCTCG GTATGCAGGCATGCTGCTGGGAATCACCAACACGTTCGGGACCATCCCCGGAGTGGTCGCCCCCATTGCTGTGGGTTACTTCACCAAAGAT TCACAGCACCTCCTACTGGGCTGGAGGAACGTCTTCCttgtgtcagctgcagtgaGCGCTGCAGGTGCCCTCATCTTTACCATTTTTGGCAGCGGGAAGGTCCAGCGCTGGACACTCAGTGACAATGACGATGGGACTGAAGGCAGCGGGAGGGCAGGGTGA